One stretch of Oncorhynchus gorbuscha isolate QuinsamMale2020 ecotype Even-year linkage group LG21, OgorEven_v1.0, whole genome shotgun sequence DNA includes these proteins:
- the LOC124007639 gene encoding uncharacterized protein LOC124007639, with amino-acid sequence MTPTATSATPSPTPMPPTATSATPSSTPLTPNMSTTPTTATTPLRLTSLRERKRYSRPMGCDVRDDPRKCTYISVTTYPPFIVEISAPADTPKGYLGIITEMLTNQIKFESVIVVYESGTFTVQNAFYNGATFLNKTLVEVTDKELAYDPYIKILQLNFIIPDNLTPLLLKTLTLTPRCVIDAGLQKVFFVRGSVEDNGDLGSPSITLLTGLSSQVSSSCRKPLFHGLLMTLVCWNLFNLLPLIC; translated from the exons ATGACTCCTACTGCTACATCTGCTACTCCAAGTCCTACTCCTATGCCTCCTACTGCTACATCTGCTACTCCTAGTTCTACTCCTCTGACTCCTAATATGTCAACAACtccaactactgctacaactccTCTTAGACTTACG AGTTTGAGAGAAAGAAAGCGCTACTCTAGACCAATGGGCTGCGATGTTAGAGATGACCCCAGGAAATGCACCTACATCTCTGTCACAACCTACCCTCCTTTCATAGTGGAGATTAGTGCACCTGCAGACACACCTAAGGGGTACCTGGGAATCATCACTGAAATGCTAACTAATCAAATCAAG TTTGAATCAGTGATTGTGGTGTACGAAAGTGGAACATTTACTGTTCAAAACGCCTTTTACAATGGAGCCACATTTCTCAACAAAACACTA GTGGAGGTAACGGACAAAGAACTTGCTTATGATCCTTATATAAAAATACTTCAATTGAACTTCATCATCCCTGATAATTTGACTCCACTTTTGCTCAAAACCTTGACCCTAACACCCAGATGTGTAATAGATGCTGGTCTTCAAAAAGTGTTCTTTGTCCGAGGATCTGTTGAGGATAATG GTGATCTTggctctccctccatcacacttTTGACAGGCCTCTCCAGTCAGGTTTCATCAAGCTGTAGGAAACCCCTTTTTCACG GCCTGTTGATGACGTTGGTCTGTTGGAACCTCTTCAACCTTCTGCCTTTAATCTGCTGA